In one window of Thunnus thynnus chromosome 23, fThuThy2.1, whole genome shotgun sequence DNA:
- the LOC137175915 gene encoding sorting nexin-4-like isoform X2, protein MTLTPGITMVEEGSTLLRRMEICVAEAEKRSGKNAVNMQETFTVYLIETRPMDAVAEGRNPAPDSLWRRYSEFELLRNYLIVTYPYIVVPPLPEKRAEFVWHKLSADNMDPDFVERRRVGLENFLLRVASHPVLSNDKILYHFLTEEHGWKEVVYETGFQAKADSRLRALSATFRVRNPDKRFMEMKHYSDELQSHTSQLLRARARVADRLYGVYKVHGNYGRVFSEWSAIEREMGDGLQSAGHHMDAYAASIDDILEEEEHYADQMKEYLFYAEALRAVCRKHELTQFELEMASQDLISKKQQREELATGIVRTFSLKGMTNKLFGQEAPEQREARLKLLEELIAEAEDTVKEKTVECEEHVEKAWVDMQRFKEQKDKDLREALINYAVMQISMCKKGIQVWSNAKECFLKM, encoded by the exons ATGACTCTGACCCCAGGCATAACA ATGGTGGAAGAGGGCTCCACACTCCTGCGCAGAATGGAGATCTGTGTAGCTGAGGCTGAGAAAAGGAGTGGCAAAAATGCAGTTAACATGCAGGAGACATTCACCGTGTACCTCATCGAAACCCG GCCAATGGATGCAGTTGCTGAAGGTCGTAACCCAGCCCCTGACTCTCTGTGGAGGAGATACAGTGAATTTGAGCTGCTACGGAACTACCTGATAGTTACCTATCCATACATTGTGGTGCCCCCTCTTCCTGAAAAGAGA GCAGAGTTCGTGTGGCACAAGCTGTCTGCAGACAACATGGACCCAGACTTTGTGGAGCGCCGCAGGGTCGGGTTGGAGAACTTTCTGCTCCGTGTAGCATCACATCCGGTCCTCTCCAATGACAAGATCCTCTACCACTTCCTCACTGAG GAACATGGCTGGAAGGAAGTGGTGTATGAGACAGGATTTCAGGCAAAG GCAGATTCCAGGCTGAGAGCTCTCAGCGCCACCTTCAGGGTGAGAAATCCAGATAA acGCTTCATGGAGATGAAACATTACAGCGATGAGCTTCAGTCTCACACATCTCAGCTGCTCCGAGCACGAGCA AGGGTTGCAGATCGACTTTATGGTGTTTACAAGGTCCATGGAAACTACGGGAGAGTCTTCAG TGAGTGGAGCGCCATAGAGAGGGAGATGGGAGATGGACTGCAAAGTGCTGGTCATCACATGGATGC ATATGCTGCCTCTATAGATGACATCTTAGAGGAAGAGGAACATTACGCAGACCAAATGAAAGAATATCTCTTCTATGCTGAAGCTCTGAG GGCAGTGTGCAGGAAACATGAGCTGACCCAGTTTGAGCTTGAGATGGCCTCCCAGGACCTCATCTCCAAGAAGCAGCAGCGTGAGGAGCTGGCTACAGGG ATTGTGCGGACGTTCTCCCTAAAAGGCATGACCAACAAGCTTTTTGGTCAGGAGGCGCCTGAGCAGAGAGAGGCCAGACTGAAGCTGCTGGAGGAGTTGATAGCAGAGGCTGAAGACACCGTCAAGGAGAAAACAGTCGAGTGCGA AGAGCATGTTGAAAAGGCATGGGTGGACATGCAGCGCTTTAAggagcagaaagacaaagaccTGCGGGAAGCCCTCATCAACTATGCTGTCATGCAAATCAGCATGTGCAAGAAG GGAATACAAGTGTGGAGCAATGCCAAAGAATGTTTCCTCAAGATGTAA
- the LOC137175914 gene encoding golgin subfamily A member 6-like protein 25, whose product MAPIIPLKVYNHLHKGYNALHRQNKILCRQNQTVRRHNEALLQHNAVLRKDIQALHERLSDHYAGLCSHKDAPTNLDQGHHIEESTLCHEKMNREVRTWEAEKKTLLQDVEALKKRLEGFCRVEEEVNDPHSITELRHQVLKSQEKTDIVPCTTTKGTQGKCSSFRQNLEFWQGVEKETVHSDHRGVCHIIDKNESEREEKEARILTASKREKKLLEEVREMNQVLNTSIKEHEEEKEAMCQKMEALSSQIQELKEMLQMQKNKNEEMLFTVVEKEGKLLQELEETKEINHVCQFLMMEIKEQEEAQRHSKDALQQETKELKKMLQIEKDKNEEMLLKMIEKEEALVQETEEAKEVTHVFQFLLQEVKEQEEAKHKKMHALQKEKEELQKMLEIEKVKNAEMRLKGCERESSEEAVELKDMKTPMRREEELCVQDSDESETGGWVEWFWDVCEFLRTV is encoded by the coding sequence ATGGCACCAATTATCCCTTTGAAAGTTTACAACCACCTCCACAAAGGCTACAATGCCCTCCACAGACAGAACAAGATCCTCTGCCGGCAAAACCAGACTGTGCGCCGACACAATGAAGCACTTCTCCAGCACAACGCAGTGCTACGCAAAGACATCCAGGCCCTTCATGAAAGGCTGAGCGACCACTATGCTGGGCTGTGCAGCCATAAGGATGCTCCGACAAACCTGGATCAGGGACACCACATTGAGGAGAGCACTCTCTGCCATGAAAAGATGAACAGGGAAGTAAGGACTTgggaagcagagaaaaaaacccTGCTTCAGGATGTGGAGGCATTGAAGAAAAGATTGGAAGGATTTTGtagagtggaggaggaggttaaTGATCCACACAGCATTACTGAGCTGAGACATCAAGTGCTCAAGTCACAGGAAAAGACTGACATTGTCCCCTGTACAACAACGAAGGGCACTCAAGGTAAGTGTAGTAGTTTCAGGCAGAATCTTGAGTTCTGGCAGGGGGTAGAAAAGGAGACTGTGCACTCAGACCATAGGGGTGTCTGTCATATCATTGACAAAAATGAGtctgagagggaggagaaggaggctCGAATTCTCACAGCCTCTAAGAGGGAGAAAAAACTTttggaggaggtgagagagatGAACCAGGTTCTCAATACATCCATTAAAGagcatgaagaggagaaagaggctATGTGCCAAAAAATGGAAGCTCTCTCAAGCCAAATTCAGGAACTTAAAGAAATGCTCcagatgcagaaaaacaaaaatgaagagATGCTTTTCACAGTGGTtgaaaaggagggaaaactTCTCCAAGAGCTAGAGGAAACCAAAGAGATTAACCATGTCTGTCAATTCTTAATGATGGAGATtaaagagcaggaggaggctCAGCGTCATAGTAAGGATGCCCTCCAGCAAGAAACCAAGGAGCTTAAGAAAATGCTCCAAATAGAAAAGGACAAGAATGAAGAAATGCTTCTCAAAATGATTGAAAAGGAGGAAGCACTTGTCCAAGAGACTGAAGAAGCCAAAGAGGTGACCCatgtgtttcagtttttattacaggaggtgaaggagcaggaggaggccaagcacaaaaaaatgcatgccctccaaaaagaaaaagaggagctTCAGAAAATGCTTGAAATAGAAAAGGTGAAGAATGCAGAGATGCGTCTCAAAGGATGTGAGAGGGAGAGTTCTGAGGAGGCGGTGGAGCtaaaagacatgaaaacaccaatgaggagggaggaagagctGTGTGTTCAAGACAGTGACGAAAGTGAAACGGGTGGGTGGGTTGAGTGGTTCTGGGATGTGTGTGAATTTCTAAGGACAGTTTAA
- the LOC137175915 gene encoding sorting nexin-4-like isoform X1: MRPGSPTASGEKRRMAEDGKEESVATDDDSDLTAADGTSSLNNTMVEEGSTLLRRMEICVAEAEKRSGKNAVNMQETFTVYLIETRPMDAVAEGRNPAPDSLWRRYSEFELLRNYLIVTYPYIVVPPLPEKRAEFVWHKLSADNMDPDFVERRRVGLENFLLRVASHPVLSNDKILYHFLTEEHGWKEVVYETGFQAKADSRLRALSATFRVRNPDKRFMEMKHYSDELQSHTSQLLRARARVADRLYGVYKVHGNYGRVFSEWSAIEREMGDGLQSAGHHMDAYAASIDDILEEEEHYADQMKEYLFYAEALRAVCRKHELTQFELEMASQDLISKKQQREELATGIVRTFSLKGMTNKLFGQEAPEQREARLKLLEELIAEAEDTVKEKTVECEEHVEKAWVDMQRFKEQKDKDLREALINYAVMQISMCKKGIQVWSNAKECFLKM, translated from the exons ATGCGTCCTGGCTCCCCAACAGCatcaggagagaagaggaggatggcGGAGGATGGGAAGGAAGAGTCAGTGGCTACTGACGACGATTCAGACCTCACAGCTGCAGACGGGACCAGCAGCCTAAACAACACG ATGGTGGAAGAGGGCTCCACACTCCTGCGCAGAATGGAGATCTGTGTAGCTGAGGCTGAGAAAAGGAGTGGCAAAAATGCAGTTAACATGCAGGAGACATTCACCGTGTACCTCATCGAAACCCG GCCAATGGATGCAGTTGCTGAAGGTCGTAACCCAGCCCCTGACTCTCTGTGGAGGAGATACAGTGAATTTGAGCTGCTACGGAACTACCTGATAGTTACCTATCCATACATTGTGGTGCCCCCTCTTCCTGAAAAGAGA GCAGAGTTCGTGTGGCACAAGCTGTCTGCAGACAACATGGACCCAGACTTTGTGGAGCGCCGCAGGGTCGGGTTGGAGAACTTTCTGCTCCGTGTAGCATCACATCCGGTCCTCTCCAATGACAAGATCCTCTACCACTTCCTCACTGAG GAACATGGCTGGAAGGAAGTGGTGTATGAGACAGGATTTCAGGCAAAG GCAGATTCCAGGCTGAGAGCTCTCAGCGCCACCTTCAGGGTGAGAAATCCAGATAA acGCTTCATGGAGATGAAACATTACAGCGATGAGCTTCAGTCTCACACATCTCAGCTGCTCCGAGCACGAGCA AGGGTTGCAGATCGACTTTATGGTGTTTACAAGGTCCATGGAAACTACGGGAGAGTCTTCAG TGAGTGGAGCGCCATAGAGAGGGAGATGGGAGATGGACTGCAAAGTGCTGGTCATCACATGGATGC ATATGCTGCCTCTATAGATGACATCTTAGAGGAAGAGGAACATTACGCAGACCAAATGAAAGAATATCTCTTCTATGCTGAAGCTCTGAG GGCAGTGTGCAGGAAACATGAGCTGACCCAGTTTGAGCTTGAGATGGCCTCCCAGGACCTCATCTCCAAGAAGCAGCAGCGTGAGGAGCTGGCTACAGGG ATTGTGCGGACGTTCTCCCTAAAAGGCATGACCAACAAGCTTTTTGGTCAGGAGGCGCCTGAGCAGAGAGAGGCCAGACTGAAGCTGCTGGAGGAGTTGATAGCAGAGGCTGAAGACACCGTCAAGGAGAAAACAGTCGAGTGCGA AGAGCATGTTGAAAAGGCATGGGTGGACATGCAGCGCTTTAAggagcagaaagacaaagaccTGCGGGAAGCCCTCATCAACTATGCTGTCATGCAAATCAGCATGTGCAAGAAG GGAATACAAGTGTGGAGCAATGCCAAAGAATGTTTCCTCAAGATGTAA